From a region of the Mycobacteroides saopaulense genome:
- a CDS encoding class I SAM-dependent methyltransferase, with protein MRCRLCDSTQLLSVVDLGATPPCQKFLHAAELDLPEPTYPLHLRLCRDCMLLQIPALISPEENFTEYAYFSSYSDSWVDHARSYVTNSIARLELCPDRHEDFVVEVASNDGYLLQHVVAEGIRCLGIEPSVNVGQSARDKGVPTLTAFLDEDTAARVRAEHGPARLVAANNVYAHIPDLRGFTRALRGLVADDGWVSIEVHHALNLIELGQFDTIYHEHFQYYTVLAAQRALAVGDLEVVDVELLDTHGGSIRVWARPRECRPKIAPSVAEVLELERRAGLHELSGYERFRATTERIRLELLQFLLTSKARGKTVVGYGAPGKGNTLLNYCGIRTDLLAYTVDRNPYKQGMYSPGTRIPVHSPERIDEDKPDVVLVLPWNLETEITQQLRHIGEWGGKLVYPLPQLHVVEPHVEPEGASV; from the coding sequence GTGCGCTGCCGCCTGTGCGACTCGACGCAGCTGCTCAGCGTGGTGGATCTGGGCGCCACCCCGCCCTGTCAGAAGTTTCTGCATGCGGCCGAGCTCGATCTTCCGGAGCCCACCTACCCTCTGCACTTGAGACTCTGCCGGGATTGCATGTTGCTGCAGATCCCCGCGCTGATCAGCCCCGAGGAGAACTTCACCGAGTACGCATACTTTTCGTCGTACTCCGACAGCTGGGTCGACCACGCGCGCTCATATGTCACCAACTCCATTGCACGACTGGAACTTTGCCCCGACCGCCACGAAGACTTCGTTGTCGAGGTGGCCAGCAACGACGGCTACCTCCTGCAACACGTCGTCGCAGAGGGGATTCGCTGCCTTGGGATCGAACCCTCGGTGAATGTCGGACAATCGGCGCGCGACAAGGGTGTTCCGACGCTGACGGCATTCCTGGACGAGGACACCGCCGCCCGCGTTCGTGCCGAGCACGGCCCCGCCCGCCTTGTCGCCGCGAACAACGTCTACGCGCACATCCCGGACTTGCGCGGTTTCACGCGCGCCCTGCGCGGGCTGGTCGCCGACGACGGTTGGGTGAGCATCGAGGTGCATCACGCGCTCAATCTCATCGAACTCGGCCAGTTCGACACCATCTATCACGAACATTTTCAGTATTACACCGTGCTGGCGGCCCAAAGGGCGCTCGCGGTGGGAGATCTGGAAGTTGTCGATGTCGAACTCCTTGATACACACGGTGGTTCGATCAGGGTGTGGGCGCGTCCGCGCGAATGCCGTCCCAAGATTGCGCCGTCGGTGGCCGAGGTCCTGGAGTTGGAACGGCGTGCCGGCCTGCACGAACTGTCCGGGTACGAGCGGTTCCGCGCCACGACAGAGCGAATTCGCTTGGAACTCTTACAGTTCTTGCTCACCAGTAAGGCGCGAGGCAAGACCGTCGTGGGCTACGGTGCGCCCGGCAAGGGCAACACCCTGCTGAACTACTGCGGCATCCGAACCGACCTGCTGGCTTACACCGTCGACCGGAACCCCTACAAGCAGGGCATGTACAGCCCGGGTACCCGAATTCCGGTGCACTCCCCCGAGCGCATCGACGAGGACAAGCCCGATGTGGTGCTGGTGCTGCCCTGGAATCTGGAAACCGAGATCACGCAACAGTTGCGGCATATCGGCGAATGGGGCGGCAAGCTCGTTTATCCGCTGCCGCAGCTGCATGTCGTCGAACCCCACGTCGAGCCCGAAGGAGCATCGGTATGA
- a CDS encoding glycosyltransferase family protein, whose amino-acid sequence MKVVLFCGGFGMRMRNGAGDVIPKPLQMVGPRPLIWHVMKYYAYHGHKEFILCLGYGAEAIKDFFLSYNEAQSNDFILADGQVRLLKSDIADWTITFADTGAESPIGERLRRVRHHLGDDRYFLANYADVLTNAPLDDLVAKFRNSGAAASMLLVPPQSSFHTVDVNEGGSITDITAVSKLDMWENGGYFVLSQDVFDYLPAGGDLVEDACGSLAKEGRMFGYKFSGFWKPADTFKERAELDEGYRKGIRPWMVWEQESATA is encoded by the coding sequence ATGAAGGTCGTGCTTTTCTGCGGCGGCTTCGGAATGCGCATGCGCAACGGGGCCGGCGACGTGATCCCCAAGCCGCTGCAGATGGTCGGGCCCCGTCCGCTCATCTGGCATGTGATGAAATACTATGCGTACCACGGGCATAAGGAATTCATTCTGTGCCTGGGGTACGGCGCCGAGGCCATCAAGGACTTCTTCCTGAGCTACAACGAAGCGCAGTCCAACGATTTCATCCTGGCCGACGGACAGGTACGACTGCTGAAGTCCGACATCGCCGATTGGACCATCACGTTCGCGGATACCGGTGCCGAGTCACCCATCGGTGAACGACTTCGCCGCGTCCGCCACCACCTCGGCGACGACCGCTACTTCCTTGCCAACTACGCCGACGTTCTCACCAACGCCCCCCTGGACGACCTGGTGGCCAAGTTCCGGAACTCCGGCGCCGCGGCGTCCATGCTCCTGGTCCCCCCGCAATCGTCGTTTCACACGGTGGATGTGAACGAGGGCGGGTCCATTACCGACATCACCGCAGTGTCCAAGCTCGACATGTGGGAGAACGGTGGCTACTTCGTGCTCTCCCAGGACGTTTTCGACTATCTGCCTGCCGGGGGCGACCTGGTCGAGGACGCCTGTGGGTCGTTGGCCAAGGAGGGCAGGATGTTCGGCTACAAGTTCAGCGGATTCTGGAAGCCTGCGGACACGTTCAAGGAACGCGCCGAGCTCGACGAGGGCTATCGCAAGGGCATTCGCCCATGGATGGTCTGGGAGCAGGAGTCGGCCACCGCGTGA
- a CDS encoding PIG-L deacetylase family protein: protein MDGLGAGVGHRVIELGTGSISEIALLAAHCDDIAIGMGGTLLTVAARHPGLRVRALVLSGGGTERENEERAALGALCPGAHLTVEVLDFPDGRAPAHWNAVKEAVAVFRRQSAATVVFAPQRHDAHQDHRMLALLAPTEFRDHLILGYEIIKWETDTPTPTVFQPLSDEIASSKAELIYTHYPSQRPHDWFDREAFLALARVRGVQCRSRYAEAFVLEKATINVGAAL from the coding sequence ATGGATGGTCTGGGAGCAGGAGTCGGCCACCGCGTGATCGAACTCGGCACCGGCTCGATCAGCGAGATCGCGCTGCTGGCAGCACATTGCGACGATATCGCCATAGGCATGGGCGGGACACTGCTGACCGTGGCGGCCCGGCATCCCGGCCTGCGTGTGCGAGCGCTGGTGCTGTCGGGCGGTGGTACCGAACGGGAGAACGAGGAGCGAGCCGCGTTGGGTGCGCTGTGTCCCGGGGCGCATCTCACCGTCGAGGTACTCGACTTTCCCGATGGCCGGGCACCCGCACACTGGAACGCGGTCAAGGAGGCGGTGGCGGTGTTTCGTCGTCAGTCCGCGGCCACGGTGGTATTCGCGCCGCAGCGACATGACGCTCATCAGGATCACCGAATGCTGGCCTTATTGGCACCCACCGAGTTTCGCGACCACCTGATACTCGGCTACGAGATCATCAAGTGGGAGACCGATACGCCCACGCCGACCGTGTTCCAGCCGCTGAGCGATGAGATCGCCAGCAGCAAAGCTGAACTCATCTACACCCACTATCCGTCCCAGCGGCCACATGACTGGTTCGATCGCGAGGCCTTTCTGGCGTTGGCGCGGGTGCGCGGTGTCCAATGCCGCAGTCGGTACGCGGAGGCATTCGTACTGGAGAAGGCAACAATCAACGTGGGAGCAGCACTGTGA
- a CDS encoding NAD-dependent epimerase/dehydratase family protein gives MKVLITGHQGYLGTVMSQVVADSGHEVVGLDSGLFAGCVLGPELADPPSIAVDLRDVTADQLSGFDAVIHLAALSNDPLGALAPDLTYDINHHASVRLARLAKDAGVSRYLYASTCSVYGSAGEDLVNESAPLKPLTPYAESKVRVEDDVAAIADSGFSPVFLRNATAFGYSPRLRADIVLNNLVGHAVLTGEVRVLSDGTPWRPLVHARDIATAFLECLTAPQDVIHCAAFNVGTEENNQTVAQIAEAAVAAVPGSTLTITGETGADPRSYRVDFSAIRAALPGYRARWSIAAGAKELYEQCVAGGLSESMFRQSFTRLAHLKSLRESGAVDDSLRPAAR, from the coding sequence GTGAAGGTTCTCATCACCGGCCATCAGGGCTACCTCGGCACAGTCATGTCGCAGGTGGTCGCCGACTCCGGTCACGAGGTCGTCGGTCTGGATTCGGGCCTGTTCGCCGGCTGCGTACTGGGCCCGGAACTCGCGGATCCGCCGTCGATTGCCGTCGACCTGCGAGACGTGACGGCCGATCAGCTGTCCGGTTTCGACGCGGTCATTCACTTGGCGGCGCTGTCGAACGATCCGTTGGGGGCACTGGCACCCGACCTCACATATGACATCAACCATCACGCCTCGGTGCGCCTGGCGCGCCTGGCCAAGGACGCCGGAGTGAGCCGGTATTTATACGCCTCGACCTGCTCGGTGTACGGGTCCGCCGGCGAGGATCTGGTGAACGAGAGCGCTCCGCTCAAACCCCTCACCCCGTATGCGGAAAGCAAGGTTCGCGTCGAAGACGACGTGGCGGCGATCGCCGATTCGGGGTTCTCGCCGGTGTTTCTGCGCAACGCCACGGCTTTCGGGTACTCACCCCGGCTCCGCGCCGACATCGTGCTGAACAACCTGGTCGGTCATGCGGTTCTCACCGGAGAGGTGCGGGTGCTCTCGGACGGAACTCCGTGGCGCCCGTTGGTCCACGCGCGCGATATCGCCACCGCATTCCTTGAATGCCTTACGGCACCTCAGGACGTCATCCACTGTGCGGCGTTCAACGTCGGCACCGAGGAGAACAATCAGACGGTCGCACAGATCGCGGAGGCCGCCGTCGCCGCGGTGCCCGGCTCGACCCTGACCATCACCGGCGAAACCGGCGCCGATCCCCGCTCTTATCGTGTCGACTTCTCGGCGATTCGGGCGGCGTTACCCGGGTACCGGGCTCGGTGGTCGATCGCGGCGGGCGCCAAGGAGCTCTATGAGCAGTGCGTCGCCGGAGGTCTGTCCGAATCGATGTTCCGCCAATCCTTTACCCGCCTGGCGCACCTGAAGAGCCTGCGCGAATCCGGAGCCGTCGACGACAGTCTGCGACCGGCAGCGCGGTGA
- a CDS encoding dTDP-4-dehydrorhamnose 3,5-epimerase family protein, translated as MRIHTTEIDGVLLMEPTPHHDDRGFFTRTFDAVLFDEYQHAAGRAVRAGDFLQDSQSRSRQGVVRGLHGRSGEGESKLIRCARGAVFDVLVDARPDSPSFGRWQSFTLDDSTLAHLFVPAGILHGHQALTEWADLCYRIDRPHDPAEDVAVAHDDPDLAIDWPLAITVISSKDAAAGSWATLAGR; from the coding sequence GTGCGCATCCATACCACCGAGATCGACGGCGTGCTGTTGATGGAACCCACACCGCACCACGACGATCGCGGGTTCTTCACCCGCACGTTCGATGCCGTGTTGTTCGACGAGTACCAACACGCCGCGGGACGTGCGGTGCGGGCCGGCGATTTTCTCCAGGACTCCCAATCACGTTCCCGACAAGGCGTCGTCCGCGGTTTGCACGGACGGTCCGGCGAGGGCGAAAGCAAGCTGATCCGGTGCGCCCGCGGCGCCGTGTTCGACGTGCTGGTGGACGCACGTCCCGATTCACCGAGCTTCGGGCGCTGGCAGAGCTTCACGCTCGACGATTCCACCTTGGCGCACCTATTCGTTCCGGCCGGCATATTGCATGGCCATCAAGCGCTGACAGAGTGGGCCGACCTCTGCTACCGCATCGACCGGCCCCACGACCCGGCCGAGGATGTCGCTGTGGCCCATGACGATCCCGACCTCGCCATCGACTGGCCCCTCGCGATCACGGTCATCAGCTCCAAGGACGCCGCCGCGGGCAGTTGGGCCACGCTGGCCGGCCGATGA
- a CDS encoding class I SAM-dependent methyltransferase: MDAHHVILPYLGRNGAPTVITCRYCRSHRLHRVLDLGAVPAADLFPVAASSPTDDAVHPLAMALCTDCALAQLETDDTDTEEPRAVEPQALRDQAADAVGRVEAAGLLIGRTVHEFTSPHGGSWLDLVVPRGFQVATDEPADLVLDSFGMMHDPDQADAIAMRADRTGADGVLLLQFHSIATIVELGQWNSLRHGHFAYYSLTALRRMLTDAGMSIVQAWEFDLYGGTVLVAARHGTHPLPPSAQQMLEREKAIGAVTADGLRRLHQVVDEQVRRLVLWLDQRRSSGETVYAYGAPSRAVALFHRAGLTSESILAVADASPAKQGRRMPGTDIPIVPPTDLLAADPEQVLLTLPDLYTEVRLRFPELEGRWATGLC, encoded by the coding sequence ATGGATGCGCACCACGTCATCCTGCCGTACCTCGGAAGGAATGGGGCGCCAACGGTGATCACCTGCCGGTACTGCCGCAGCCACCGTCTGCACCGGGTGCTCGACTTGGGTGCGGTTCCCGCCGCGGACCTGTTTCCCGTCGCTGCCAGTTCGCCCACCGACGACGCGGTGCACCCCCTGGCGATGGCGCTGTGTACGGATTGTGCTCTCGCCCAGCTTGAGACCGACGACACCGATACCGAAGAGCCGCGGGCCGTGGAACCGCAGGCCCTCCGCGATCAGGCTGCCGATGCGGTCGGCCGAGTGGAGGCCGCCGGGCTTCTCATCGGACGCACCGTGCACGAGTTCACCAGCCCGCACGGGGGAAGCTGGCTCGACCTCGTGGTCCCCAGAGGTTTTCAGGTCGCAACCGACGAGCCGGCCGACCTGGTGCTCGATAGCTTCGGCATGATGCACGATCCGGATCAAGCCGACGCCATCGCGATGCGTGCAGACCGCACCGGAGCCGACGGCGTGTTACTTCTGCAGTTCCACTCGATCGCCACGATCGTGGAACTTGGGCAGTGGAATTCCTTGCGGCATGGTCATTTCGCCTACTACTCCCTGACCGCACTGCGCCGAATGCTCACCGATGCAGGGATGTCGATAGTGCAGGCATGGGAGTTCGACCTCTACGGCGGCACCGTGCTCGTGGCCGCACGACACGGAACCCACCCGCTTCCACCGTCGGCGCAGCAGATGCTGGAGCGTGAAAAGGCAATCGGCGCGGTGACCGCAGATGGCTTACGCCGGTTGCACCAGGTGGTTGACGAGCAGGTGCGCCGCCTCGTGCTGTGGCTCGACCAGAGGCGTTCTTCGGGAGAGACGGTGTACGCGTACGGAGCGCCGTCGCGTGCGGTGGCCCTATTTCACCGCGCGGGCCTGACGTCGGAATCGATACTCGCGGTCGCCGACGCCTCACCCGCCAAACAGGGCCGCCGTATGCCCGGGACCGACATCCCCATTGTGCCGCCCACCGACCTTCTGGCCGCAGATCCCGAGCAGGTGCTGCTCACCCTGCCAGATCTGTATACGGAGGTGCGCCTGCGCTTCCCGGAGCTGGAAGGCCGCTGGGCGACCGGACTGTGTTAG
- a CDS encoding glycoside hydrolase family 6 protein: protein MTGARTVRDRHPSVAGIALLTVLALIAAMVLTRDSSKFVAPRAVDTAPHRLDTGALVPGALDVQWWVRTHPEDPRAAAIRDRIAHHPIAMWATGDDENDSRNIGDIVARARRAGGTAQLVLYNIPDRDDGFSGPHHAVTPAVYRAWVDRVSLLVGDARLVLIVEPDALWFADRQSLQGTDFGDRIGSLRYVVDTFSTRNRNVRVYVDAGTSSGSVTPERMAALLARVGVSDRVGYAVNVSSFAPTYEITTYAQRIRAALQRWFGVPDPRYVVDTSQNGNPEWNFDWCNPAGRRLGTKPAVLGQSDGLDMNLWVLAPGSSNGPCGVAPDAPGGEFSPTLATALLG from the coding sequence GTGACCGGTGCGCGAACCGTGCGAGACCGCCATCCATCGGTGGCCGGGATTGCCCTGCTGACGGTGCTGGCGCTGATAGCTGCGATGGTGCTGACTCGCGACTCCAGCAAGTTCGTCGCGCCCCGCGCAGTCGACACGGCCCCGCACCGACTCGACACCGGTGCGTTGGTACCGGGTGCGCTGGACGTGCAGTGGTGGGTGCGGACCCATCCCGAGGATCCTCGAGCTGCTGCCATCCGGGATCGGATCGCGCACCATCCGATTGCGATGTGGGCCACCGGAGACGACGAGAACGACAGCCGCAACATCGGCGATATCGTCGCGCGTGCGCGACGCGCGGGTGGTACCGCGCAACTGGTGCTGTACAACATTCCGGATCGCGACGACGGCTTCTCCGGACCACACCACGCCGTTACCCCCGCGGTCTATCGTGCCTGGGTCGACCGCGTGTCGCTGCTCGTGGGCGATGCTCGGCTGGTACTGATCGTCGAGCCGGACGCCCTGTGGTTCGCCGATCGACAATCCTTGCAGGGCACCGATTTCGGCGATCGAATCGGTTCCCTGCGGTACGTGGTGGACACCTTCTCCACACGGAACCGCAATGTGCGCGTCTACGTGGACGCGGGAACCTCGTCGGGTTCGGTGACTCCTGAGCGGATGGCCGCTCTGCTCGCGAGGGTTGGGGTTTCCGATCGGGTGGGATACGCCGTCAATGTCTCGTCTTTCGCCCCCACATACGAGATCACCACATATGCCCAACGGATCAGGGCGGCGCTGCAGCGCTGGTTCGGTGTGCCGGATCCGCGCTATGTGGTCGACACCTCGCAGAACGGCAACCCCGAGTGGAACTTCGACTGGTGCAATCCCGCGGGGCGCAGACTCGGCACGAAACCGGCGGTGTTGGGGCAATCCGACGGCCTCGACATGAACCTCTGGGTTCTCGCGCCCGGCAGTTCCAACGGTCCCTGTGGGGTGGCGCCCGATGCGCCCGGGGGAGAGTTCAGTCCAACATTGGCGACCGCACTACTGGGCTAA
- a CDS encoding glycosyltransferase family 4 protein codes for MATVMSHMAALTDPAVTVRVVPTYVDAGRWRWLWVGIRGMLLSSWLVLTGQVDVLHVHLGHGGSVVRKALPLRAAHIRGVPTLIHAHSFDFAGWYRGQRPVVQRGVRWGLRADRWIILGRRLADEYATCLQLEPHRVAVLQNPVRIPDQTAAPSGGGLVTAVSLGRLGHRKGTYDIIRAATVLAPQVRATLRVHLAGDGEVEQARAAVASAGAADVITVHGWLDAHAGAQLLSGADIFVLPSHAEGLPMALLEAMASSVAVITTPVGSIGEVVRDGENGVLVTPGDVDALAAALTLLTNDHGERARLAAAGRETVRGLDIAHWEAQLVRTWKSLADR; via the coding sequence ATGGCAACCGTCATGTCCCATATGGCGGCGTTGACTGACCCGGCCGTCACGGTGCGTGTCGTGCCCACCTATGTGGACGCCGGACGGTGGCGTTGGTTGTGGGTCGGCATTCGCGGCATGCTGTTGTCGTCCTGGTTGGTCCTGACCGGACAGGTCGATGTGTTGCATGTCCATCTGGGCCACGGCGGAAGTGTCGTCCGCAAGGCCCTCCCCCTGCGCGCCGCACACATCCGGGGAGTGCCGACACTCATCCACGCCCACAGCTTCGATTTCGCCGGGTGGTATCGGGGGCAACGGCCGGTGGTGCAACGCGGTGTGCGTTGGGGACTGCGTGCCGATCGGTGGATCATCCTGGGCCGCCGCCTGGCCGACGAGTATGCCACCTGTCTTCAGCTGGAGCCCCATCGCGTTGCCGTGCTGCAGAATCCGGTGCGCATTCCCGATCAGACGGCCGCCCCTTCGGGTGGGGGCTTGGTGACAGCGGTCAGCCTGGGCCGACTCGGTCACCGCAAGGGCACCTACGACATCATCCGGGCGGCAACCGTTCTCGCACCACAGGTGCGTGCGACCCTACGTGTCCACCTTGCCGGCGACGGCGAGGTGGAACAGGCACGGGCCGCGGTGGCGTCGGCCGGTGCTGCCGACGTGATCACCGTGCACGGCTGGTTGGATGCGCATGCGGGGGCACAATTGCTCAGCGGTGCAGATATTTTCGTGCTCCCCAGTCACGCCGAAGGGCTGCCCATGGCGCTGTTGGAGGCCATGGCCTCGTCCGTCGCGGTGATCACCACTCCGGTCGGGTCGATCGGCGAGGTGGTGCGTGACGGAGAAAACGGTGTGCTTGTCACACCCGGCGATGTCGATGCCCTGGCAGCGGCCCTCACCCTGCTCACGAACGACCACGGGGAACGTGCCAGGTTGGCGGCCGCAGGGCGGGAAACGGTCCGCGGCCTCGACATTGCACACTGGGAGGCGCAGCTAGTGCGTACCTGGAAGTCCCTGGCAGATCGTTAA
- a CDS encoding glycosyltransferase family 4 protein: MLWLSPWMRSLARVHAEALQARGASVLLVTSDQHPESDTARDYELVLQPSLKSPAGWASWARAVPRVRAFRADVVIAELVRDPRWQVFGGDRPRVLLVHDDRPHDASEAISRWRSGAFRRWEAGAVHRVAFSDYVARQIAARASSPVGVVPLASDLDAYRVPPLVPASGRRDFVLVGRLNDYKNVDVILRAWQAHVAGPGWRGDQLVLIGDGDIGGALPDSVRWVRGRYSYDEVLPPLSRAKASIAHYRQASQSGVQTLSMQLGVNVIVSTEGALPEFQPPGQAALDRDDVAGLTAAFDCHADPVTAAELGAAARAHYARNFSAPHAAAKLLTICQGLPGTH; the protein is encoded by the coding sequence ATTCTCTGGTTATCGCCGTGGATGCGTTCGCTGGCCCGCGTCCACGCCGAGGCCCTACAAGCTCGCGGCGCCTCGGTGTTGTTGGTGACCTCCGATCAGCATCCCGAGTCCGACACGGCGCGCGATTACGAACTCGTCTTGCAGCCCTCGCTCAAGTCGCCTGCCGGATGGGCTTCCTGGGCGCGCGCGGTGCCGCGGGTTCGCGCGTTTCGGGCCGACGTGGTGATCGCCGAGCTTGTTCGCGATCCCCGTTGGCAGGTGTTCGGCGGCGATCGTCCGCGGGTGTTGCTCGTCCACGACGATCGTCCGCATGACGCCTCCGAGGCCATATCTCGATGGCGCAGTGGCGCATTCCGCCGGTGGGAGGCTGGCGCTGTTCACCGCGTGGCGTTCAGTGACTACGTCGCGCGGCAGATAGCCGCCCGGGCATCTTCTCCCGTCGGGGTGGTTCCACTTGCCAGTGATCTCGATGCGTACCGCGTGCCGCCATTGGTCCCCGCGTCCGGACGCCGGGACTTCGTCCTGGTCGGCCGACTCAACGACTACAAGAACGTCGACGTGATCCTTCGTGCGTGGCAGGCGCATGTCGCCGGACCGGGGTGGCGCGGTGATCAGCTGGTGCTCATCGGCGACGGCGACATCGGCGGTGCCTTGCCGGATTCCGTGCGGTGGGTCCGTGGCCGGTACAGCTATGACGAGGTGTTACCACCACTTTCCCGGGCCAAGGCATCGATAGCGCACTATCGGCAGGCTTCGCAGAGCGGCGTCCAGACCCTCTCGATGCAGCTGGGGGTCAATGTCATCGTCTCCACCGAGGGAGCGCTGCCGGAATTTCAGCCACCCGGGCAAGCCGCGTTGGATCGTGACGACGTGGCCGGTCTCACGGCGGCGTTCGACTGCCATGCCGATCCGGTCACCGCCGCCGAACTTGGTGCGGCAGCACGCGCGCACTACGCCCGGAACTTCTCCGCACCGCACGCGGCCGCCAAGCTGTTAACGATCTGCCAGGGACTTCCAGGTACGCACTAG
- a CDS encoding glycosyltransferase, whose translation MGRNRRRELNRAYLPEPQAGEIDGSIAVCVVAYRRPDLLDDCLRSCREHLADLPIHVWDNSGANYPGMEAVRASHPEVSWHGTGENLGFAAAVNRLAALVPGANLLLLNPDAVVTGPLAQTRNQIAYGARVAAAAPQIDPANPHPGELPWDNSHRSPNLLRALVSRAGYAPAWRGRVISELYRARPTNVDGYLTGACLLINRRAWNEVGAFDEEFFLYGEEADWQLRARSAGWQLVLADELGVTHSAKGTVTGDRERSIRSDDLLRANIALTLEHAKGVRTADLYLAGTSVLDRVQPAARRLRQTRLRTGTGRPQIILTTNRLVYGGAERQHVLLATELDRRGYAVTIACMQRFGPLVAEIPATVRVVRQPWWCPAFEIGEGPAILVSGDTNTETGCATLWRASGRERRWLVAAHIPPALDTGTYSAPLAAAMNRADGFIALSRRHWDEVSAHQRVGARFFTAPNGVVNRSDLPATAPVRRISSRPLHFVMLSRIVEHKNPHLLVEALSGLTEYDWQLSIFGDGPDRPRLEALTPDTVRDRIHWRGWSPGPAHALADCDVLCVPSRSEAFPLVILEAMARAVPVIGSAVCSVPDMLADGSGVVVDPIDVTSWRAALRDVLRRPERLTALGRNGFERMRDLYTIETMADSYEQAFTSVLKD comes from the coding sequence GTGGGTAGGAACAGACGCAGGGAACTCAATCGGGCCTATCTGCCGGAACCCCAGGCCGGTGAGATCGATGGGAGCATCGCGGTGTGCGTGGTGGCATACCGCCGCCCGGATCTGCTGGACGACTGTCTACGGTCTTGTCGCGAGCATCTCGCCGATCTGCCGATTCATGTATGGGACAACTCCGGCGCGAACTATCCCGGTATGGAGGCTGTTCGGGCGTCCCATCCTGAGGTCAGCTGGCATGGAACGGGTGAAAACCTCGGATTCGCCGCTGCTGTGAATCGGCTGGCGGCCCTCGTTCCGGGTGCCAATCTGCTGCTGCTGAATCCCGATGCCGTCGTCACCGGCCCGCTGGCTCAGACACGAAACCAGATCGCATACGGTGCGCGCGTCGCCGCGGCAGCGCCGCAGATCGATCCGGCCAACCCGCATCCCGGCGAGCTTCCCTGGGACAACAGCCATCGCTCTCCGAACCTGCTGCGCGCCTTGGTATCGCGTGCAGGATATGCGCCTGCCTGGCGCGGCCGCGTGATCTCCGAGCTGTATCGCGCGCGCCCCACCAACGTCGACGGCTACCTCACCGGGGCATGTCTGTTGATCAATCGCCGGGCGTGGAATGAAGTCGGCGCTTTCGACGAGGAGTTCTTTCTCTATGGCGAGGAGGCCGACTGGCAGCTGCGTGCCCGTTCGGCGGGCTGGCAACTGGTCCTCGCGGACGAGCTCGGTGTCACGCACAGCGCCAAGGGAACCGTCACCGGAGATCGTGAGCGCAGCATTCGCTCCGACGATCTGCTGCGAGCCAATATCGCGTTGACACTGGAACATGCGAAAGGCGTGCGCACAGCGGATCTGTATCTGGCCGGCACATCGGTGCTGGACCGTGTCCAGCCCGCCGCGCGCCGGCTCCGCCAGACGCGGCTTCGAACCGGTACGGGCCGCCCCCAGATCATTCTCACGACGAATCGGCTGGTGTACGGGGGAGCAGAACGCCAACATGTTTTGCTGGCAACAGAATTGGACCGGCGGGGCTATGCCGTGACCATCGCCTGCATGCAGCGTTTCGGCCCGTTGGTGGCGGAGATTCCCGCGACCGTGCGGGTGGTACGCCAGCCGTGGTGGTGTCCGGCATTCGAGATCGGGGAGGGGCCCGCGATCCTGGTCTCCGGGGATACCAACACCGAAACGGGTTGCGCCACGCTGTGGCGCGCGTCCGGACGTGAGCGCCGGTGGCTGGTGGCGGCACACATTCCGCCGGCGCTGGATACCGGGACCTACTCGGCGCCGCTGGCGGCCGCGATGAACCGCGCCGACGGCTTCATCGCGCTGTCGCGCCGGCACTGGGACGAGGTGTCCGCGCATCAGCGGGTGGGCGCCCGCTTCTTCACCGCCCCCAATGGCGTGGTGAACCGCAGCGACCTGCCCGCGACAGCACCGGTGCGCCGGATCTCCAGCAGGCCCTTGCATTTCGTGATGTTGTCCCGGATCGTCGAACACAAGAACCCGCACCTGCTGGTGGAGGCCCTGAGCGGGCTCACCGAATACGATTGGCAGCTCTCCATCTTCGGCGACGGGCCCGACCGTCCCAGGTTAGAGGCGCTCACCCCCGACACGGTGCGTGACCGGATTCATTGGCGTGGTTGGTCGCCCGGACCCGCGCACGCCCTGGCCGACTGCGATGTGCTCTGCGTTCCCAGTCGCAGCGAGGCCTTTCCCTTGGTGATCTTGGAGGCGATGGCACGCGCGGTACCAGTCATCGGATCGGCGGTCTGCTCGGTTCCCGACATGCTCGCCGACGGCAGTGGTGTGGTGGTCGACCCGATAGATGTCACATCGTGGCGCGCCGCACTGCGGGATGTCCTTCGCCGCCCAGAGCGTTTGACGGCACTCGGGCGCAATGGCTTTGAGCGAATGCGTGATTTGTACACCATTGAGACAATGGCGGACTCGTACGAGCAGGCCTTCACCTCGGTGCTCAAGGATTGA